A genomic window from Pseudomonadota bacterium includes:
- a CDS encoding VWA domain-containing protein codes for MADAALDALVEAWRARWPEALALWSRYTQLGEPRWCRSGAEAAHEGLTESFAMIRLRDQAIVLNMHQIRQASLERFPLEIMGHEIGHHMYTPASVNEAARLLARMRRALPSRETHAPMLANMFEDLLINDRLQRARTLDLAGVYAQLEKTASREQTAKPSPLWTLYMRIFEILWSLPRQSLARALSSRDAVLEGDAQLGARIVRVYARDWQLGGGRFASLCFPYLEEESTGHVMRVLRGWLDALTPNAGGEAPTGLVEIDDDEMGAGLHPSADPALTGEDGEAEDDEDEPGKRQGRRLSEKTPGPPVPKPSSPGGQARLPFEYGSILRALGMPLDDHEAAVLYYRDRARPHLVRFPTVRQPESDEPEMEGLEAWDIGSPLEEVDWLQSVMASPRVIPGFTTYRRAWGRMAGVEPKRQPIDLDLYVDCSGSMPNPQQQISYLTLAGAIMCLSALRAGARVQVTLWSGPGQFEMTQGFITDETALLRVLTGYICGGTAFPLHVLVDTYADRASRLRHRKTHIMVISDEGVDTMLAKDNRGTDGADIARMALDRAGGGGTLLLNLYLDWHKSPPLVRLHELGFDVTRVSTWEDLVGFAREFSRKKYGSEETNP; via the coding sequence GTGGCTGACGCCGCCCTCGACGCGCTGGTGGAGGCCTGGCGAGCGCGGTGGCCAGAGGCCCTGGCGCTGTGGAGCCGCTACACCCAGCTCGGCGAGCCGCGCTGGTGTCGCAGCGGCGCCGAAGCCGCCCACGAGGGCCTCACCGAATCGTTCGCCATGATACGGCTGCGCGATCAGGCCATCGTGCTGAACATGCACCAGATCCGTCAGGCCTCACTCGAACGCTTCCCCCTCGAGATCATGGGGCACGAGATCGGTCATCACATGTACACCCCTGCCTCGGTGAACGAGGCGGCCCGCCTGCTGGCGCGCATGCGCCGAGCCCTGCCGAGCCGCGAGACGCACGCCCCCATGCTCGCCAACATGTTCGAGGACCTGCTCATCAACGATCGGCTGCAGCGCGCGCGAACCCTCGACCTCGCGGGGGTCTATGCGCAGCTCGAGAAGACCGCCTCACGTGAGCAGACCGCGAAGCCTTCTCCGCTCTGGACGCTCTACATGCGCATCTTCGAGATCTTGTGGAGCCTGCCGCGACAGAGCCTGGCACGAGCACTGTCGAGCCGCGACGCTGTGCTGGAGGGCGACGCGCAGCTGGGCGCCCGGATCGTGCGGGTGTACGCCCGCGACTGGCAGCTCGGCGGTGGGCGGTTCGCATCGCTCTGCTTCCCCTACCTCGAGGAGGAGAGCACGGGCCACGTGATGCGCGTGCTACGCGGATGGCTCGACGCGCTCACCCCCAACGCCGGCGGGGAAGCGCCCACCGGCCTGGTGGAGATCGACGACGATGAGATGGGCGCGGGACTTCACCCGAGTGCCGATCCGGCGCTGACCGGGGAAGACGGCGAAGCCGAAGACGACGAAGACGAACCCGGAAAGCGCCAAGGACGACGCCTCAGCGAGAAGACGCCTGGCCCCCCCGTGCCCAAGCCCTCGTCTCCAGGAGGTCAGGCGCGGCTGCCGTTCGAGTACGGATCCATCTTGCGCGCTCTTGGCATGCCCCTCGACGATCACGAGGCCGCGGTCCTGTACTATCGCGACCGCGCCCGCCCCCACCTCGTGCGATTTCCCACGGTGCGCCAGCCGGAGAGCGACGAGCCGGAGATGGAGGGGCTCGAGGCGTGGGACATCGGCTCGCCCCTCGAGGAGGTCGACTGGTTGCAGAGCGTGATGGCCAGCCCCCGTGTGATTCCCGGCTTCACGACGTACCGACGCGCGTGGGGGCGAATGGCGGGCGTCGAGCCCAAGCGCCAGCCCATCGACCTCGATCTCTACGTCGACTGCTCGGGCTCTATGCCCAACCCGCAGCAGCAGATCTCCTACCTGACCCTGGCGGGGGCCATCATGTGCCTCTCCGCGCTTCGAGCGGGCGCGCGGGTACAGGTCACGCTCTGGAGCGGACCCGGTCAGTTCGAGATGACCCAGGGCTTCATCACCGACGAGACGGCCCTGTTGCGCGTTCTCACGGGCTACATCTGTGGCGGTACGGCGTTTCCGCTCCACGTGCTGGTCGACACCTACGCAGACCGAGCGTCTCGTCTGCGGCACCGCAAGACCCACATCATGGTCATCTCAGACGAAGGCGTCGATACCATGCTGGCGAAAGACAACAGGGGCACCGATGGCGCCGACATCGCACGCATGGCCCTCGACCGCGCGGGCGGCGGTGGCACGCTGCTGCTGAACCTCTATCTCGACTGGCACAAGAGCCCGCCTCTCGTTCGCCTGCACGAGCTCGGATTCGATGTCACGCGCGTCAGCACGTGGGAAGATCTCGTAGGTTTTGCCCGCGAGTTCAGCCGAAAGAAGTACGGCAGCGAGGAGACGAACCCGTGA
- a CDS encoding capsule biosynthesis protein CapK: MRHPSLDDDRTRHPLLTDAGRAQLDFMREHPNAPLWNYACGDQLDAAGLEAVRAFGRRDAALWGEGELPAWLIDFTERVLRDVPFYRAYDASPVTSLPRFRALPLTSRDDLRREATRFVPDDQPLAPMMVYDTSGTTGTSLHVMADAVTSASILPLMRRALAAHGVTLTGGAGRVSIVLVGAQTATLTYATVSSVLDGAGFVKLNIESSQWRSPDDVTRYLDALCPEIYTGTPLSFEALAALDLKTRPKALLSTAMTLLPGTRARLEGHFGCPVLDVYSLTECRYVAVATSRGHRLLRPDLFVEIVDGNGAACPPGVRGEIVLSGGNNPFLPLLRYRTGDHGVLRCAPDGVYIDGLEGRPPVVFTASDGRPVNNIDITHALRDIALSRFALHQDEQEGLSFRYTGTVDEAAIALALRSALGADASITITRDEGLDGKWIQYSRSGGAGSPRTIGLEGDA; the protein is encoded by the coding sequence GTGAGACATCCGAGCCTCGACGACGACCGCACGAGACACCCCCTGCTCACCGACGCAGGGCGGGCGCAGCTCGACTTCATGCGCGAGCACCCGAACGCCCCGCTGTGGAACTACGCCTGCGGCGACCAGCTCGACGCCGCAGGGCTCGAGGCCGTGCGCGCATTCGGCCGTCGCGACGCCGCCCTCTGGGGCGAGGGCGAGCTGCCCGCATGGCTCATCGACTTCACCGAACGCGTGCTGCGAGACGTGCCGTTCTACCGCGCCTACGACGCCTCCCCCGTCACCTCGCTGCCTCGCTTTCGCGCGCTACCCCTCACGTCGCGCGATGACCTGAGACGCGAGGCCACGCGATTCGTCCCGGACGACCAGCCCCTTGCGCCCATGATGGTCTACGACACATCCGGAACCACAGGCACCTCGCTGCACGTCATGGCAGACGCGGTGACGTCAGCAAGCATCCTTCCGCTGATGCGACGCGCGCTCGCCGCGCACGGGGTGACCCTGACCGGCGGCGCGGGACGGGTCTCCATCGTGCTGGTGGGGGCCCAGACGGCCACCCTCACCTACGCCACCGTCTCGTCGGTTCTCGACGGCGCAGGCTTTGTGAAGCTCAACATCGAGTCGTCGCAGTGGCGATCGCCGGACGACGTGACGCGCTACCTCGACGCGCTGTGCCCGGAGATCTACACCGGCACCCCGCTGAGCTTCGAAGCCCTGGCCGCACTCGATCTGAAGACCCGCCCCAAGGCCCTGCTGTCGACGGCCATGACCCTGCTCCCCGGCACCCGTGCACGGCTCGAGGGGCACTTCGGCTGCCCCGTGCTCGATGTCTACTCGCTCACCGAGTGCCGCTACGTGGCCGTGGCAACATCCCGCGGGCACCGCCTTCTACGTCCGGATCTGTTCGTCGAGATCGTCGATGGCAACGGCGCAGCCTGCCCTCCAGGGGTGCGGGGAGAGATCGTGCTGAGCGGGGGGAACAACCCCTTCCTGCCGCTGCTTCGCTATCGCACCGGTGACCACGGCGTGCTTCGCTGCGCGCCCGACGGGGTCTACATCGATGGGCTCGAGGGTCGCCCTCCCGTGGTGTTCACCGCCAGCGACGGCCGTCCGGTGAACAACATCGACATCACCCACGCGCTGCGCGACATCGCCCTGTCACGATTCGCGCTTCACCAGGACGAGCAAGAAGGGCTTTCGTTCCGCTACACCGGAACAGTCGACGAAGCGGCCATCGCGCTCGCGCTGCGAAGCGCTCTCGGAGCCGACGCATCGATCACGATCACGCGCGACGAAGGTCTCGACGGCAAGTGGATACAGTACAGCCGCTCTGGTGGCGCTGGGTCACCGCGCACGATCGGGCTCGAGGGGGACGCGTGA